Proteins from a genomic interval of Cucumis melo cultivar AY chromosome 7, USDA_Cmelo_AY_1.0, whole genome shotgun sequence:
- the LOC103493613 gene encoding serine carboxypeptidase-like 13, protein MPTPVFCLYILLVSVFQIISAAASHWTVEFLPGFPGRLPFELETGYVGVGDLEEVQLFYYFVKSEGNPKTDPLLFWLTGGPGCSALTALAFEVGPINFKIKEYDGSLPEVILNPYSWTKKSSILFVDLPVGTGFSYGTTPQSIKTGDFSQVHHSVQFLKKWLIRHPEFLSNPFYVGGDSYSGIVIPVIAQEILEENKHAPYINLQGYILGNPVTVRTTYQNFAIPFAHRMTLIPDELFESLTSSCKGEYVNIDPSNVDCLRHYNTYQKCISKIHKANILLPKCSFHSPKRQEDAIFDRRSLYNTPKVLLDPEPSIPSLDCPTYKFLLSSYWANNDQVRKALHIRKGSIGEWTRCSDGQNYNYDIENAFPYHVHLSSKGYRSLIYSGDHDMVVSHLDTQAWIKSLNYSIVEDWRPWFIADQVAGYTRSYANNMTFATIKGGGHTAEYTLKECSVVFSRWIAREPL, encoded by the exons ATGCCCACCCCCGTCTTCTGCCTCTATATTTTATTGGTCTCTGTTTTTCAAATCATATCCGCCGCAGCGTCGCATTGGACGGTGGAGTTTCTGCCCGGATTTCCAGGTCGTCTCCCCTTCGAATTGGAAACAGG TTATGTGGGTGTTGGGGATTTGGAGGAAGTTCAATTGTTCTATTACTTTGTGAAATCGGAAGGAAATCCGAAGACGGATCCTCTGCTTTTTTGGCTCACCGGAGGCCCTGGTTGCTCTGCTTTAACTGCACTTGCCTTTGAAGTTG GTCCCATAAATTTTAAGATCAAGGAATACGATGGGAGCTTACCTGAAGTAATCTTGAACCCTTATTCATGGACGAAG AAATCAAGTATATTATTTGTAGATTTGCCAGTGGGAACAGGATTTTCATATGGTACAACACCACAATCTATTAAAACTGGAGATTTTAGTCAAGTTCATCATTCtgttcaatttttaaaaaag TGGTTAATTCGTCATCCAGAATTTTTATCTAATCCATTTTACGTCGGTGGAGATTCTTATTCTGGTATTGTCATTCCAGTTATTGCTCAAGAAATTTTGGAAG AAAATAAGCATGCTCCATATATAAATCTGCAG GGATACATATTGGGAAATCCGGTCACTGTTCGTACCACATATCAGAATTTTGCAATTCCTTTTGCTCATAGAATGACTCTTATTCCTGATGAACTATTTGAG TCATTGACCTCTAGTTGCAAGGGAGAATATGTAAATATTGATCCGAGCAATGTGGATTGTTTAAGACATTATAATACATACCaaaag TGTATATCAAAAATCCACAAAGCAAATATTTTGTTGCCAAAATGTTCGTTCCATTCTCCAAAGAGACAAGAAGATGCAATATTTGATCGAAGATCTCTTTACAATACTCCCAAAGTGCTTCTTGATCCCGAGCCATCAATTCCTTCCCTTGATTGTCCT ACCTATAAATTTCTACTTTCTTCTTATTGGGCGAACAATGATCAAGTTCGAAAAGCACTTCACATACGGAAG GGAAGCATAGGAGAATGGACAAGATGCAGTGATGGACAAAATTACAATTATGATATTGAGAATGCTTTTCCTTATCACGTACATCTTAGTTCTAAAGGTTACCGGTCTTTGATCTATAG CGGGGATCATGATATGGTTGTATCGCATTTGGACACTCAAGCATGGATTAAATCTTTAAACTATTCCATTGTCGAGGATTGGAGACCTTGGTTCATTGCGGATCAAGTAGCGgg ATATACAAGAAGCTATGCAAATAATATGACATTTGCCACAATAAAG GGTGGAGGGCACACAGCGGAATATACACTAAAGGAATGTAGTGTCGTATTTAGTAGATGGATCGCTAGAGAACCCTTATAA
- the LOC103493618 gene encoding U-box domain-containing protein 30-like — protein sequence MPMYQPSGRRREDDTELGLGGGGQVLDVETAVKDGILGGGGGGGGLICEGGMTEKLDLKEIVEELENIEVPSVFICPISLEPMRDPVTLCTGQTYERSNILKWFSLGHITCPTTMQELWDDSITPNNTLHQLIYSWFSQKYLAMKKRSEDVQGRALELLDTLKKVKGQARVRALKDLRQVVALNSAKSTVEDNGGVALISSLLGPFTSHAVGSEALGILVNLDLDAESRRNLVQPAKISLMVDMLNEGSTDTKINCTRLIETLLNGDDCGTDTVSSLSLLVGLLRLIKEKKHQNGVLAGLRLLKALCSQEPVRNSLVSIGAIPQLIEILPNFDPECLELALHVLDSLSSLSEGRVALKDCPNTIPNLVKLLMRISESCTQLALSILWSVCKLAPEECASQAVEAGLAAKLLLVIQSGCNPILKQRSAELLKLCSLNYTATLFISKCKLTRTIQ from the coding sequence ATGCCGATGTACCAGCCTTCCGGTCGGAGAAGGGAGGATGATACGGAGCTGGGTTTAGGTGGTGGTGGGCAAGTTCTTGATGTAGAAACCGCCGTGAAAGATGGTATTCTCGGTGGCGGCGGTGGAGGCGGTGGGTTAATTTGTGAGGGTGGAATGACTGAGAAATTGGATCTGAAGGAGATAGTGGAGGAGCTTGAGAACATTGAGGTTCCTTCGGTGTTTATTTGCCCAATTTCATTAGAGCCAATGCGAGATCCTGTGACCCTTTGTACTGGACAGACCTATGAACGATCTAATATCTTGAAATGGTTTTCTCTTGGCCATATAACATGTCCCACCACAATGCAAGAGCTTTGGGATGATTCGATCACTCCCAATAACACTCTTCACCAACTCATTTACAGTTGGTTTTCCCAGAAGTATTTGGCTATGAAGAAGAGGTCTGAGGATGTGCAGGGGAGGGCTCTTGAGCTCTTAGATACATTGAAGAAGGTCAAGGGCCAAGCTAGAGTCCGAGCTTTGAAGGATCTTCGCCAAGTTGTAGCTTTGAATTCGGCAAAGAGCACTGTGGAAGACAATGGTGGTGTTGCTTTGATTTCATCTTTGTTGGGTCCTTTCACATCCCACGCGGTTGGCTCTGAAGCACTTGGGATTTTGGTGAACTTGGATCTTGATGCCGAGTCAAGGAGAAACCTTGTTCAACCTGCTAAGATTTCATTAATGGTGGACATGTTAAACGAGGGATCCACAGATACCAAAATCAACTGCACCAGATTGATCGAAACATTGCTCAATGGGGACGATTGTGGAACGGACACTGTCTCGAGTTTAAGTCTCTTGGTTGGATTGTTGAGATTAATCAAAGAAAAGAAACACCAAAATGGTGTTCTCGCTGGATTAAGATTGCTAAAAGCTCTGTGCTCCCAAGAACCAGTGAGGAACTCATTAGTGAGCATTGGCGCAATCCCTCAGTTGATCGAAATTCTCCCCAATTTCGACCCTGAATGTTTGGAACTAGCCCTTCACGTATTGGACTCACTCTCATCTCTCTCGGAGGGCAGGGTGGCCTTGAAAGATTGCCCCAACACCATTCCAAACTTAGTCAAATTATTAATGAGAATCTCAGAGAGCTGCACTCAGCTGGCTTTATCAATTCTATGGTCAGTTTGTAAACTTGCCCCTGAAGAATGTGCATCCCAAGCTGTGGAAGCAGGGTTAGCAGCCAAGCTTCTTCTGGTGATTCAGAGTGGTTGCAACCCTATTCTTAAACAACGCTCCGCCGAGCTTCTAAAGCTCTGCAGCTTAAATTACACAGCAACCCTCTTCATATCCAAGTGTAAGCTTACAAGAACAATAcaataa
- the LOC103493619 gene encoding uncharacterized protein LOC103493619 has product MSWLARSIANSLRLEDEDHQHNDAVSPIPSHPPSPSTTQRNLMDSQSQLDDEALSRGVKDDLTEFKQTLTRQFWGVASFLAPPPPHPRPDGDLPALSDWKPSDPSNHSDPSISGDEEDEEYEDDPSDPVEVLKMRSNYDACAKSGNLQGECYEEVDWGDAVGITDEVLTFATNIAMHPETWIDFPIDEEEDNDDFEMSDAQKEHAFTIERLAPRLAALRIELCPCHMSESYFWKVYFVLLHSRLNKHDAEILSTPQVAAARSMWMQELQKQTKPESYWGDRDTFELKDRSDVLQEDSSPMAFHDTHSGSTLPWTFTSEPSMSSVSSNYETEKYQMESSETQFIDKSVIVEKPLIKNEDKNSTVGSSSKFLARNYEEESDNDWLEEDSELGGCNGTILPLENEEDISFSDLDDDDMVLPAKFKIASKE; this is encoded by the exons ATGTCATGGTTGGCTCGCTCCATTGCCAACTCCCTTCGCCTTGAAGACGAAGATCACCAACACAACGACGCCGTTTCCCCCATTCCCTCCCATCCTCCTTCTCCCTCCACCACTCAACGCAACCTCATGGATTCCCAATCCCAACTCGACGATGAAGCATTATCTCGCGGTGTCAAAGACGACTTGACCGAATTCAAACAAACCCTAACCCGCCAATTCTGGGGCGTCGCCTCTTTCCTTGCCCCGCCCCCGCCTCATCCTCGCCCTGATGGGGATCTACCTGCCCTTTCTGATTGGAAGCCCTCCGACCCCTCTAATCACTCTGATCCCTCCATCTCCGGGGACGAAGAGGACGAAGAATACGAAGACGACCCCTCCGATCCGGTTGAGGTATTGAAGATGCGTTCGAATTATGATGCGTGTGCGAAATCAGGGAATTTACAGGGGGAATGCTATGAGGAGGTGGATTGGGGGGATGCTGTTGGGATCACTGATGAAGTGCTGACGTTTGCCACGAACATTGCAATGCATCCTGAGACTTGGATTGATTTCCCAATTGATGAGGAGGAGGACAACGATG atttTGAAATGTCTGATGCCCAAAAAGAGCATGCTTTCACTATTGAACGTCTTGCTCCTAGATTAGCTGCTCTCAGAATTGAGCTCTGTCCTTGCCATATGAGCGAGAGTTACTTTTGGAAAGTCTATTTTGTGCTCCTGCATTCAAGGCTCAATAAGCATGATGCAGAGATTTTATCTACTCCACAG GTAGCAGCAGCAAGATCAATGTGGATGCAGGAATTACAAAAGCAGACCAAGCCAGAGTCTTACTGGGGTGACAGAGACACTTTTGAATTGAAAGACAGGTCAGATGTGCTGCAGGAAGACAGTAGTCCCATGGCATTCCATGATACTCATTCTGGATCGACGTTGCCTTGGACATTTACATCCGAGCCAAGCATGTCATCTGTGTCGAGCAATTATGAGACAGAAAAATATCAAATGGAGAGTTCTGAAACACAATTCATTGACAAGTCTGTTATTGTTGAAAAACCTCTAATTAAGAATGAGGATAAAAACTCGACAGTTGGGTCTTCTTCAAAATTCCTTGCTCGAAACTATGAGGAGGAGTCAGATAATGACTGGCTAGAGGAAGACTCTGAGTTAGGTGGTTGTAATGGGACCATTCTCCCTCTGGAGAACGAAGAAGATATTTCTTTCAGCGATCTGGATGATGATGATATGGTTCTGCCAGCTAAATTCAAGATTGCTTCGAAAGAATAG
- the LOC103493611 gene encoding serine carboxypeptidase-like 7 has translation MAFATLLFLLLSQFFSTAGSYSTVNHLPGFPGPLPFQLETGYVGVGDSDEFQIFHYFVKSDQNPKTDPLLLWLTGGPGCSALSGLVFEIGPISFKEEEAKESIPQLILNPYSWTKNSSILFVDLPVGTGFSYDTIIPSSFKPGDFSQIQHYLQFFRKWLVDHPEFITNPFYVGGDSYSGMIVPVLAQRIVEGNTIHDEFPFINFQGYILGNPYTIRGSSKNFTIPFAHRMTLISDELFESLETSCKGNYVNIDPSNVECLRHYKIYEECISKVEPACIIYPTCVFKSSKQQYDVYNERRSLSSIPTLLLHQNSQLSSLRCPEFKYKLSTKWANTDQVQKALNIREGSIGEWIRCKDKKMYNFEINSVFDYHMILSSKGYRSLIYSGDHDMLIPHLDTQAWIKALNYSIIEDWRPWLISDQVAGYTRYYANNMTFATIKGGGHTAEYTKKECSVMFNRWILGESFVDSSLKLYLFEGPLNLKVEPYNGSLPQIILNPHTWTKNTSILFVDSVVYSGFSYPRTPHGAKKGDFIQINQSHQFLRKWLAAHPEFISNPFYVGGVSYAGMIVPPITQAISEGNKYGVPVINLQGYIVGNPVSVRGRNENLAIPFAHGMNLIPTQLYESLTSSCKGEYVKVDPNNVDCIKHVSTYKKCVSRINVWCILRRFCKPPSERPEPRRSLYNSFDDQQLLQLPQKTLPQYAIDCEEYKGNLGYYWANDDRVQEALHIRKGTIPEWDRCNTTDDYEYEISNVVPYHANLSLKGYRSLVFSGDHDMRVPTIDTKEWVDSLNYSIVDDWRPWFILDDQVLGYTMTYANNMTFATIKGGGHTPQYTAYQSGIMFNRWIVGEAL, from the exons ATGGCCTTCGCCACCCTCCTTTTCCTCCTCCTTTCTCAGTTCTTCTCCACCGCAGGATCATACTCCACAGTCAACCATCTCCCTGGATTTCCAGGACCTCTTCCATTCCAACTAGAAACTGG ATATGTGGGTGTGGGAGATTCAGATGAGTTTCAGATATTTCATTACTTTGTTAAATCCGATCAAAATCCCAAAACGGATCCTCTTCTTCTTTGGCTCACCGGCGGCCCCGGTTGCTCTGCCCTCTCCGGACTTGTCTTTGAAATTG GTCCCATAAGTTTTAAGGAAGAAGAAGCAAAGGAGAGCATTCCTCAACTAATCTTAAACCCTTACTCATGGACCAAg AATTCTAGCATATTATTTGTAGATTTACCTGTGGGGACTGGATTTTCATATGATACAATTATTCCTTCCTCTTTTAAGCCAGGAGATTTTAGTCAAATTCAACATTATCTTCAATTTTTCAgaaag TGGTTGGTTGATCATCCAGAGTTTATAACAAATCCCTTCTATGTTGGTGGAGATTCATACTCTGGTATGATTGTTCCTGTTCTTGCACAAAGAATTGTTGAAG GAAATACCATACATGATGAATTTCCATTTATAAATTTCCAg GGTTATATATTGGGAAATCCTTATACTATTCGTGGTTCAAGTAAAAACTTTACAATTCCTTTTGCTCATAGGATGACCCTCATCTCTGATGAATTGTTTGAG TCATTGGAAACAAGTTGTAAAGGAAATTATGTGAACATTGATCCAAGCAATGTGGAGTGCTTGAGACATTACAAGATATATGAAGAG TGTATTTCGAAGGTGGAGCCAGCATGCATTATATATCCAACATGTGTATTTAAGTCTTCAAAGCAACAGTACGATGTATATAATGAACGAAGATCTCTCAGTAGCATTCCAACATTGCTGCTTCATCAAAACTCACAACTCTCTTCCCTTCGTTGCCCT GAGTTTAAATACAAACTTTCTACAAAATGGGCTAACACCGATCAAGTTCAAAAAGCACTTAACATACGTGAG GGAAGTATTGGAGAGTGGATAAGATGTAAGGATAAAAAGATGTATAATTTTGAAATCAACAGTGTTTTTGATTATCACATGATCCTTAGTTCTAAAGGATACCGATCTTTGATCTACAG TGGAGATCATGATATGTTGATACCGCATTTGGACACTCAAGCGTGGATCAAAGCTTTAAATTACTCAATTATTGAGGATTGGAGACCATGGCTTATCTCGGATCAAGTAGCCGG ATATACAAGATACTATGCAAATAATATGACTTTTGCAACTATAAAA GGTGGAGGGCACACAGCAGAATACACGAAAAAAGAATGCAGCGTAATGTTCAACAGATGGATATTGGGAGAATCATT TGTGGACTCTTCCTTGAAATTG TATTTGTTTGAAGGTCCCCTAAATTTGAAGGTAGAGCCATACAATGGAAGCCTACCTCAGATAATCTTAAATCCTCATACATGGACTAAG AACACAAGTATACTATTCGTAGATTCGGTTGTGTACTCTGGATTTTCGTATCCTCGAACCCCACATGGAGCTAAAAAAGGAGACTTCATACAAATCAATCAAAGTCACCAATTTTTGAGAAAG TGGCTTGCAGCTCATCCTGAATTCATATCTAATCCATTTTATGTTGGTGGAGTCTCTTATGCTGGTATGATTGTTCCACCTATTACTCAAGCTATCTCAGAAG gaaATAAATATGGTGTCCCAGTTATAAACCTTCAG GGATATATAGTTGGAAACCCAGTTAGCGTACGtggaagaaatgaaaatttagCGATTCCTTTTGCTCATGGCATGAACCTCATCCCTACTCAATTGTATGAG tcaTTGACCAGTAGTTGCAAAGGAGAATATGTGAAGGTTGATCCAAATAACGTGGACTGCATAAAACATGTATCAACCTACAAAAAG TGTGTGAGTAGAATCAATGTTTGGTGTATTTTGCGTCGTTTTTGCAAACCCCCAAGTGAAAGACCTGAACCTCGAAGATCTCTCTATAACAGCTTTGATGATCAACAATTGCTTCAGCTTCCTCAGAAAACCTTACCTCAATATGCTATTGATTGTGAA GAGTATAAAGGCAATCTCGGTTACTACTGGGCTAATGATGATCGAGTTCAAGAAGCACTTCATATTCGTAAG GGGACAATTCCAGAATGGGATAGATGCAATACTACTGATGATTATGAGTATGAAATTTCGAATGTCGTTCCTTATCATGCAAACCTCAGTCTTAAAGGTTATCGGTCTTTGGTTTTTAG tgGAGATCATGACATGAGAGTTCCGACCATAGACACTAAAGAATGGGTCGATTCTCTAAATTATTCAATTGTTGATGATTGGAGACCTTGGTTTATTTTAGATGATCAAGTACTCGG CTACACAATGACATATGCAAATAACATGACATTTGCAACCATTAaa gGTGGAGGACACACACCACAATACACTGCGTACCAAAGCGGAATAATGTTCAATAGATGGATAGTAGGAGAAGCTTTATAA